From one Mycobacterium colombiense CECT 3035 genomic stretch:
- the idsA2 gene encoding bifunctional (2E,6E)-farnesyl/geranyl diphosphate synthase — protein MTGAITDQLRRYMHDRRTETAYIGDDYSGLIAALEDFVLNGGKRLRPAFAYWGWRAVTTEAPDEQALLLFSALELLHACALVHDDVIDDSSTRRGRPTTHVQFAALHRDRHWQGSAEQFGVSAAILLGDLALAWADDIVFGVELTPQASRRVRRVWANIRTEVLGGQYLDIVAEASAAASIASAMNVDTFKTACYTVSRPLQLGAAAAADRPDVHDVFSQFGTDLGVAFQLRDDVLGVFGDPAVTGKPSGDDLRSGKRTVLLAEAVELAEKSDPVAANLLRTSIGAALTDAQVDRLRDVIESVGALAAAEQRIATLTQRALATLAAAPINTAAKAGLSELAKLATNRSA, from the coding sequence TTGACCGGCGCCATCACCGACCAATTGCGTCGGTACATGCATGACCGGCGCACCGAAACCGCGTACATCGGTGACGACTACAGCGGTCTGATCGCCGCGCTGGAAGATTTCGTACTCAACGGGGGCAAGCGGTTACGGCCCGCGTTCGCCTATTGGGGCTGGCGCGCCGTGACCACCGAAGCACCCGATGAGCAAGCGCTGCTGCTGTTTTCAGCACTCGAGCTGCTGCACGCCTGCGCGCTGGTGCACGACGACGTGATCGACGACTCCTCGACCCGCCGGGGCCGGCCGACCACGCACGTCCAGTTCGCGGCGCTGCATCGCGATCGGCACTGGCAGGGCTCGGCGGAGCAGTTCGGCGTTTCGGCCGCCATCCTGCTCGGTGACCTCGCTCTGGCCTGGGCCGACGACATCGTCTTCGGCGTCGAGTTGACGCCGCAGGCTTCCAGGCGGGTGCGCCGGGTGTGGGCCAACATCCGCACCGAGGTGCTCGGCGGGCAGTACCTCGACATCGTCGCCGAGGCCAGCGCGGCCGCCTCGATCGCCTCGGCGATGAACGTCGACACCTTCAAGACCGCCTGCTACACCGTGTCCCGGCCGCTGCAACTCGGGGCGGCCGCCGCGGCCGACCGGCCCGACGTCCACGACGTCTTCAGCCAGTTCGGCACGGACCTGGGGGTGGCGTTTCAGTTGCGCGACGACGTGCTGGGAGTTTTCGGTGATCCCGCGGTCACCGGCAAGCCGTCCGGGGACGACCTGCGATCCGGCAAGCGCACCGTACTGCTGGCCGAGGCGGTGGAGCTGGCGGAGAAGTCGGACCCGGTGGCGGCCAACCTGTTACGCACCTCGATCGGGGCCGCGCTGACCGACGCGCAAGTGGATCGGCTGCGCGACGTCATCGAGTCGGTGGGCGCCCTGGCCGCCGCCGAGCAACGGATCGCCACGCTGACCCAGCGGGCGCTGGCCACGCTGGCGGCCGCGCCCATCAACACCGCGGCCAAAGCGGGACTGTCCGAACTGGCCAAGCTGGCCACGAACCGGTCCGCCTGA
- a CDS encoding mycobacterial-type methylenetetrahydrofolate reductase, protein MTLNTIALELVPPNADEGRERALEEAQKVVRNSAEAGLDGRIRHVMIPGIIAEDDDRPIQMKPKLDVLEFWSVVRPELPGIKGLCTQVTAFMDEPSLRTRLTELTSAGMEGVVFVGVPRTMNDGEGSGVAPTDALSIYRELLSNRGVILIPTRDGEQGRFNFKCDQGATYGMTQLLYSDAIVGFLTEFARQTDHRPEILLSFGFVPKMESRVGLINWLIQDPGNPAVAAEQEFVKELAAGEPAQKRRQMVDLYKRVIDGVAELGFPLSIHLEATYGNSGPAFQTFAEMLAYWSPTPG, encoded by the coding sequence GTGACCCTCAACACCATTGCGCTCGAGCTGGTGCCGCCGAACGCCGACGAGGGGCGCGAGCGGGCACTCGAAGAGGCGCAGAAAGTGGTGCGGAATTCGGCCGAGGCCGGCCTGGACGGCCGGATCCGGCACGTGATGATTCCGGGGATCATCGCCGAGGACGACGACCGTCCCATCCAGATGAAGCCGAAGCTGGACGTGCTCGAGTTCTGGTCGGTGGTCAGGCCGGAACTGCCGGGCATCAAGGGCCTGTGCACGCAGGTGACCGCGTTCATGGACGAGCCGTCGCTGCGCACGCGGCTGACCGAGCTGACATCGGCCGGGATGGAAGGCGTGGTGTTCGTCGGCGTGCCGCGCACCATGAACGACGGCGAAGGTTCCGGCGTCGCGCCCACCGACGCCCTGTCGATCTACCGCGAGCTGCTGAGCAACCGCGGCGTCATCCTGATCCCCACTCGCGACGGCGAACAGGGCCGGTTCAACTTCAAGTGCGACCAGGGCGCCACCTACGGGATGACCCAGCTGTTGTACTCCGACGCGATCGTGGGCTTCCTGACCGAGTTCGCCCGTCAGACCGATCATCGGCCGGAGATCCTGCTGTCGTTCGGCTTCGTCCCGAAGATGGAGAGCCGGGTCGGACTGATCAACTGGCTGATCCAGGACCCGGGCAATCCGGCGGTGGCCGCGGAGCAGGAGTTCGTCAAGGAGCTGGCCGCCGGCGAACCGGCGCAGAAGCGCCGGCAGATGGTCGACCTCTACAAACGCGTCATCGACGGCGTCGCGGAGCTCGGCTTCCCGCTGAGCATCCACCTCGAGGCGACCTACGGGAACTCCGGGCCGGCCTTCCAGACCTTCGCGGAGATGCTCGCCTACTGGTCGCCGACCCCCGGTTAA
- a CDS encoding LppM family (lipo)protein, translated as MLLLVVPLATGCLRVRASLTISPDDLVSGEIVAAAKPKTSKDTGPQLDSNNLPFSQKVAVSNYDSDGYVGSQAVFSDLTFAELPQLANMNSDASGVNLTLRRNGNLVILEGRADLTSLTDPEADVELTVAFPGVVTSTNGDRAEPDVVTWKLKPGVVTTMTAQARYTDPNTRSFTGAVVWLCIASFAAAGVVGLLAWVSRDRSPRLTAPRDQPPPD; from the coding sequence CGGATGCCTGCGGGTCCGGGCATCGCTCACCATCTCCCCCGACGACCTGGTGTCCGGCGAGATCGTCGCCGCCGCCAAACCCAAGACCTCCAAGGACACCGGTCCCCAGCTGGACAGCAACAACCTGCCGTTCAGCCAGAAGGTGGCGGTGTCGAACTACGACAGCGACGGCTACGTCGGCTCGCAGGCGGTGTTCTCCGATCTGACGTTCGCCGAGTTGCCGCAGCTGGCCAACATGAACTCCGACGCCTCCGGGGTGAACCTGACGCTGCGCCGCAACGGCAACCTGGTGATCCTCGAGGGCCGGGCGGATCTGACCTCGCTGACCGACCCCGAGGCCGACGTCGAGCTGACGGTGGCCTTCCCCGGCGTCGTGACCTCCACCAACGGCGACCGGGCCGAACCCGACGTCGTGACGTGGAAGCTCAAGCCGGGCGTGGTGACCACCATGACCGCCCAGGCCCGCTACACCGACCCCAACACCCGGTCCTTCACCGGTGCGGTGGTGTGGCTGTGCATCGCGTCGTTCGCGGCCGCGGGCGTGGTGGGGCTGCTGGCCTGGGTCAGCCGGGACAGGTCACCGCGGCTGACCGCGCCGCGCGACCAACCGCCGCCCGATTAA